From Scatophagus argus isolate fScaArg1 chromosome 2, fScaArg1.pri, whole genome shotgun sequence, a single genomic window includes:
- the pgm2 gene encoding phosphoglucomutase-2: MENSLSSTGDTKLDQAVRQWLQYDKNPKTASLVQDLVKEGAVEALRKCFSSRMEFGTAGLRAAMGPGISCMNDLTIIQTTQGFCRYLEESFGNLKERGVVIGYDARAHPPSGGSSKRFASLAAAVFISRGVPVHLFSDITPTPFVPFTVSHLGLCAGIMVTASHNPKQDNGYKVYWENGAQIVAPHDKGIAKSIEENLEPWPESWNTEEALKSLLLKDPYQDIHTQYFKAIQKHCHHRGTNKSSEVKIVHTSVHGVGHAFVQAAFKAFDLHPPYAVEEQKDPDPEFPTVKYPNPEEGEGVLTLSFALAEKEGATVVLANDPDADRLAIAEKQESGQWRVFSGNELGGLLGWWMFRCWKQQNSDPAAVKSLYMLSSTVSSKILRAIALKEGFHFEETLTGFKWMGNRARDLLDQGKTVLFAFEEAIGYMCSPSVLDKDGVSAAAIAGEMISYLATKKTSLSQQLTTIYKEYGYHISKNSYFICHDQSVIRSLFERLRNCSGQKDSYPTECGRFAISAVRDLTTGYDNNQPNNKAILPTSSSSQMITFTFSNGGVATMRTSGTEPKIKYYTELCAAPGNSDVAQLKKELDELVDAIVENFFEPEKNKLQPKPE; this comes from the exons atggaaaacagTTTGTCCTCGACTGGTGATACCAAGCTGGACCAGGCTGTCAGGCAGTGGCTGCAGTATGACAAG aACCCCAAGACAGCATCGTTGGTGCAGGACCTGGTGAAAGAAGGAgcagtggaggctctgaggaAATGTTTCTCCTCCAGGATGGAGTTTGGTACAGCAGGTCTGAGAGCAGCCATGGGCCCCGGCATATCCTGTATGAATGACCTCACTATCATTCAGACCACTCAG GGTTTCTGTCGTTACCTAGAGGAGAGCTTTGGGAACCTTAAAGAGCGAGGGGTGGTGATTGGTTATGATGCCCGGGCCCACCCTCCCAGCGGAGGCAGCAGCAAGCGCTTTGCCAGTCTGGCTGCAGCTGTATTCATAAGCCGGGGGGTGCCTGTCCACCTCTTCTCTGACATCACCCCTACACCCTTTGTG CCTTTCACGGTTTCCCACCTGGGTTTGTGTGCTGGTATCATGGTGACTGCCTCTCACAACCCCAAACAGGATAATGGTTACAAG GTGTACTGGGAGAATGGAGCCCAGATTGTGGCTCCTCACGACAAAGGTATCGCCAAGTCCATAGAGGAGAATCTGGAGCCCTGGCCCGAGTCCTGGAACACAGAGGAGGCCCTGAAGAGCCTGTTGCTCAAAGATCCCTATCAAGACATCCACACACAATACTTCAAAGCCATCCAAAAGCACTGTCATCACAG GGGCACAAACAAGAGTTCAGAGGTGAAAATTGTGCATACGTCAGTGCATGGCGTCGGCCATGCTTTTGTCCAGGCAGCTTTCAAGGCCTTTGACCTTCACCCCCCATATGCTGTAGAGGAACAGAAAGATCCAGACCCCGAGTTCCCAACAGTGAAATATCCCAATcctgaggaaggagagggagtcCTG acactGTCATTTGCACTGGCAGAGAAGGAGGGGGCCACTGTTGTGTTGGCCAATGACCCTGATGCTGATCGACTGGCCATTGCTGAGAAGCAGGAGAG TGGGCAGTGGCGAGTGTTCAGTGGTAACGAGTTGGGAGGGCTGCTTGGCTGGTGGATGTTCCGCTGCTGGAAACAGCAAAACTCTgaccctgctgctgtgaaaagcCTCTACATGCTGTCGAGTACCGTCTCATCCAAGATACTGCGTGCCATCGCTCTCAAAGAAGGTTTCCACTTTGAG GAAACGCTAACAGGGTTCAAGTGGATGGGAAACAGAGCCAGAGACCTTTTGGACCAGGGCAAGACTGTCCTGTTTGCCTTTGAAGAGGCCATAg GTTATATGTGTAGTCCCTCTGTATTGGACAAGGATGGGGTGAGTGCTGCAGCCATAGCAGGAGAGATGATTTCCTATCTGGCCACGAAAAAAACAAGCCTTTCTCAACAACTCACTACCATCTATAAAGA GTATGGCTACCACATCAGTAAGAACTCCTATTTCATCTGCCACGACCAGAGTGTGATCCGCAGTTTGTTCGAACGCCTGCGCAACTGCAGTGGCCAGAAGGACTCGTATCCCACTGAATGCGGTCGCTTCGCCATCTCTGCTGTGCGAGACTTGACCACGGGCTACGACAACAACCAGCCCAATAACAAGGCT ATTCTTCCCACTTCCAGCTCCAGTCAGATGATCACATTCACCTTCTCCAACGGGGGTGTGGCCACCATGAGGACCAGTGGCACTGAGCCAAAAATCAAATACTACACTGAACTCTGTGCTGCTCCTGGTAACAG TGATGTGGCGCAGCTGAAGAAGGAACTGGATGAGTTGGTCGATGCCATTGTTGAAAACTTCTTCGAGCCAGAGAAGAATAAGCTGCAGCCCAAGCCGGAGTAG